The DNA segment GCGCTGGATCGTTGAGACGTAGTCGCGCACGCCGTTCATAGCATCAAGCACGTAAAAGGCCTCCTGTCTGGCGTCTTTTAGTGCGAGATCTCGGTAAAAGTTAAACACTAAAACCGTCACGGCGGCGTATAAAACGACTAGCAGCAGGACGATAAATTTAAATTTGGACTTCACATAGATATCCTACGCCGTATAAATTTCTGATAGTGCCCTTGCCGATCTTTCGGCGTAGCTCTTTTACGATGGTTTTGATGGCTTCTTTAGTGGGTTGCTCAAATTCCCACATATAGTCAAATAACTGCTCGTAGGTTACGGTTTGGTTTTTGTTGTTTAAAAAATACTCTAAAAGCTTGCTCTCGCTTTTGGAGAGGTGACAGGCCTCATCTTTTATATATATGATTTTTTTACTAAAGTCGTATTTTAGTTCATCGTTTATGTTAAACACTGGCGTGTGGTCGATGAGCTCTAGCGCAACGTCTTTGAGCGCCTCTATAAATGCGTTTTTGTCGTAAGGCTTTGAGAGGTATCTCGTGATCTTTAGCTCGACCGCTCGCCACAAATACTCTTGTTCGGTGTGGCTTGAGATGATGATGATAGGGATTTTTCGGTTTGTAGAGCGGATTTTTTTAGCTACTTCAAGACCGTCCACGTGCGGGACGCTGACGTCTAGGATGAGCGCGTCGTACGAGCCGCTCATAGCTTCATCGAGTGCTTCTAGACCGTCTTTTACGCCTTTTACTTCGGCGAAAAACAGCTCGAGAGAGTCTATCATATTTTTTAATATGTAAGGCTCATCCTCCAAGCAAAGGACTTTTTTGTTGGATAAAACGTCTAAAACGGAGTAGTCTTGCATTTTATTTCTCGTGCTAAATTTTATCGATACTATCACAAGCAAGCTTAAAATGAAATTATTATAAATTTA comes from the Campylobacter rectus genome and includes:
- a CDS encoding response regulator transcription factor; the encoded protein is MQDYSVLDVLSNKKVLCLEDEPYILKNMIDSLELFFAEVKGVKDGLEALDEAMSGSYDALILDVSVPHVDGLEVAKKIRSTNRKIPIIIISSHTEQEYLWRAVELKITRYLSKPYDKNAFIEALKDVALELIDHTPVFNINDELKYDFSKKIIYIKDEACHLSKSESKLLEYFLNNKNQTVTYEQLFDYMWEFEQPTKEAIKTIVKELRRKIGKGTIRNLYGVGYLCEVQI